In Zingiber officinale cultivar Zhangliang chromosome 1A, Zo_v1.1, whole genome shotgun sequence, the DNA window ttaattcataatgcaggTTTTTAATGGTCTATTCATAGTTTACTAtcacatttacattacatttcataattgcatgtaatcttggacttaattgcaaattagctattttcatggtatttgatgctaatatttgtttattattttgtaggcatcaaaagggtcatggacccgatcagatcaggtcacacttgggctcaaatctagggcaaaaggaggcgatcaagctttggatcgatttgGACCGTCCGATTAgttttgaggaggtttaaaagccgcatgagaagctacagtacctttGGGGCTCAGCTTCGCGATTTCTTGCTACAATGTCGTCTTCTTCGCGCGACGGCCGGCGCTCCCATTCCCTCATTCCAGATCCGTGAGGTAGCCTTTTTCACCGGCGACAATCTAGGAGCTGACGTCGATCATCGACCGAGGTCACAGAAGCGGCAGGGGCGTTCTCCAGACCGCGCAGTTGGTTTCTGTCCATTTCACAATCCGGATGCAGGGGCGTTCTCCGATCCGCGATTTCCATCATCACCGGAGCTGTACGGGCGTTCTCTGAGGTTCCGATCACACTTGCGTTCTCCATTCCATCAGCAACTCCGGAATCGgtctgatcaatcgattggagtttgcGCATCTTCAGATTCCGGCGCTGTTTCCTTGTGCCTTATGAATTCCACTTGGGTGTGAGCTGTATGGACGTTCTCTGAGGCTGAGATCATCCGGTGGATTAGTTGGAAGCTCGAGATCTGCTGCCGATTGCCatatgggcgttctctgaggcaaTTCTGTTGACAGCAGGATGATGAAGGTTTTGCAGTAAGGATTTGGATGTGGAATgctttagggtttagttttctttatttcttaatctttgAATTGTCCACGAACATGCTCAGATCTTGTGATCTGATTACATTTCTTTGCAATTTCTATTTTGTTTCATGTTTCCTTATgcagttctgtttgtgatttctTGCTTACAAACCCCACCCTTAGACCTAATTCTGATTAGTTTTTGCAATTCTGATACTAACAGTTTGTAGAGTTTTAAGATTTAGTTAGCAATTCAATCTTTGTTTCTATAATTTTGTTTAAGTGTTGGAATGTTTAATTTGATGTTTAGATTGCTACCTCTATTCAATTTTATTGTGACTGAATTCTTGAGCTTGTTTGTTGAGGTGATTGTTAATGAGAATTGGAGGTAGTTTGATTTATGCAAATGTGACTTGAGTtttgaatttacttggtttggagttcgggaattgaattatttgatttgatgatgcttTGGGAGCTAAACTTTACTGATATTAACGTGATGAGATCTAATAGAGCATGTCTAGTTAAGAACATTCTTACCTTGATTCTATTCTGGACCATGATAATGCAAGATTTTGATTTGAAACAATTCTAGGATTTTCACACACTTACTAGTTGCCTTgaaaaaaaaatacgacttgggactcgttgctacaatgTTTATCTTTATGTTaaatgagttttaattttaattaatttggagtgcctcgtgacatgcaaaaaggttaacaccaaattttggcgccgttgctggATAAACTAGTGGAGTTTGCTTGTTTTTAGATTGCGTATAGTTCATCTTTTCCTTGTCTTCACTTTCTTGATTTAATTGTCTATCTATTTTTATTCTAACTATTGATTTTTGGTAATATGACCAGATCCTCGTGTGGTAAACTACTTGATTTTGATCCAGAAATTGAAAGGACCTTCAGAGCTTTGAGAATTCAAGAGAACATTTCAGAGGACTCAGGaagttctttatcatcttcagATACCCCCATGGCTGATCATAGCAGAACAATGAAAGAGCTTGCAGCTCCTGATGAGGCTTTCAAATATTCTTGCATTACATATCCAGATTTGGCAGGAGACTTCGAGCTTAGATCTGGATTGATTCATTTGCTTCCAAAATATCAAGGATATCTAGAGAAGACCCAAATAGACATTTGCATGAATTCCATGTGGTCTGCTCAACCATGAAGCCACAAGGGATTTCAGAAGAAGATATCAAGCTGAGGGCCTTTCCATTTTCATTAACTGGAGTAGCAAAAGATTGGCTGTATTATTTGCCACCAGGATACATCACTTCTTGGATAGATATGAAGAAGGCTTTCTTGGAGAAATTCTTTCCAGCTTCAAGGACTGCAATTATCAGGAAAAGTATCTGTGGGATTCAGCAAGTGGTGGGAGAGACATTATACGACTATTGGGAGCGATTCAAGAAATTATGTTCAAGTTGTCCTCAACACCAAATCAGTGAGCAGCTACTAGTCCAATACTTCTATGAGGGTTTGCTACCTATGGACAGAAGTATGATAGATGCAGCAGCTGGAGGAGCTTTAGTGAACAAGACTCCAGAACAAGCTAGGGAGCTTATTTCAAACATGGCAGAAAATTCACAACAATTTGGAAGTAGAGCTTTGACAACAAGAGGGGTTGGAGAGGTTCAAATGGTTTCCAATGAACAAAAGGAGATAAGAAGCTCATTATTGGAGTTAACATCTTTGGTAAAGCAATTGGCACTGAATAATGCTAATCAAGCTTCCATTTTGCCAAGTACACAGTTTCCATATCAATCGAAGGGAGTTTGTGGCATTTGTTCAAGCCAAGACCACAATTCAGAATTGTGTCCAAATCTTCATCAAGATGAGTCAGTAGCAGCATTTTCTAGAGCTCAGTTTCCTCAAAAATATGACCCCCACTCATCTACTTATAATCCTGGTTGGAGAGATCATCCTAATTTTAAGTATAGCAACTCATTCTATCGACAACCATTTTCAAATCAGCAGTTCAGCCACACTTCCAGCAATTTCCAGCAACCTCAGCAAAGTTTCCAGCAGCAAAATCAGCCTTTCCAGCAATATTATCAACCTGCAAATCAATTCCAGCAGCAATTTCAGCCTTTTCAGCAGTTTCCAAATCAAAATCAGCAATGGCAATTCCAAAATCAGGGAGTTCAGCAGGGGCAAAATGCAATCCAGAATGCACTTCCAGCACCTTCAAGGTTAAGTTTGACTCAAGGAAGTTCTAATAACTCTTCTAATTCCGATTCACAACAGAAGATGGATGATTTGTTGCAACAGATTTTGCAACAGCAGCAATTATTTTTACAGCAGCAGCAACATCAACAAAGGACAGATTCAGCTTTGCAAAATCTTGAAAGACAGATTAGCCAACTAGCAACAAACTTAAATCAAATGCAAGCTCAAGGTTCAAGCAAACTACCTTCTCAAACAATGCCAAACCCAAAGAATGTGAGTTCGTTGACTCTTCGAAGTGGAAGAACCATAACTGAACCAATGAAGAATATTCCAATTGGATCAGATTTTGTTGCACCAGCTTCGGACTCACAATCACCAGATCTTGTACCAAGAAAATTGAATTCAGAATCCACTCAACCAGTACAGAACAGTGGGAGAAATACAGCAGAACAGATTTCAACAGATTTTGGTTCAGCAGAACAAAATGATGCGCAATCAGCTCCAATTTCAGCTCAAAATGTAGAGAAAGAATCACAACAGCAAGGTACTGAGATTTCTGCTCCATTACCTTTTCCTCAAAGAAGAATCCAGCAAAAGAAACATGTTGAGGAAGAGAAAGCTAGGGAATttcaagaacttgttaatttgttTAGCAAAGTGGAGGTGAATGTGCCCTTGTTAACTATGATAGAGCAAGTTCCGAAATATGCAAAATTTCTCAAGGATGTATGTGTGCATAAGAAGAAATTAAAGGGAAATGAATTAGTTAGCATGGGAAAAAATGTTTCTGCTCTTATTCGACCTATTCCTCAGAAGTGTGATGATCCAGGAGTTTTCACTGTGCCATGTACTATTGGAAATTATGTATTTGTGGATGCTATGCTGGATTTAGGAGCTTCTATTAATGTAATGCCGAAATCAGTTTTTCTATCATTGGGTATTGGTCCTCTACAGCCTACGGGAGTAGTTATTCAGTTAGCCAACCGTAGTCAGGCTCATCCAACTGGAGTGATTGAGAATGTTTTGGTTAAGGTGAGTGACCTTATATTTCCAGCTGATTTCTACATTTTGGATATGGAAGGTGATGTATTAATGAATAGAGCTCCAATTATtttgggaagaccattccttaaGACTGCCAGAACCAAGATTGATGTGCATGCAGGAACTCTATCTATGGAGATtgctgatgtagttgttcaattcagTATTTTTGACACGATGCAACAAAAGAAGAGCCATTCTATTCTCAGTGTTTATAAATCTGAATGGCTGGATACTATGAATTTTGTTGATGAAGATTGTGAGGAAATTGTTTCAGACTCTGATGAATTGGGATGTAAATCCAAACACTCCGGAGGTTGTAGTGATAACAGGGAAATAGTTGAGGTAAGATCTGATTGTGGTCAAACTACTGTGGATGAAtctataagtgtaggggattgcaagGAATaaataccccaagaatcacctaaATTGGATGTAAGTGAAGAGAGTGTatggacttgtgctatggagccaagcacccaagaatcactaccaaTTATTGTACCTTCATCAGAACTAGATATTGAATCACAGGAAATTTCAAAGTACATTGCAGAGGAAGTTGAAAAGCCAGTGAGACAACCAAAGGAAATGACTAACCCATTGAACTCTTTTTGTGTTAGCAATATTTTTTCTAATGGTGTGATTGAGATGCAGGAGGTGTCTACTGGTCAACCTTTTAAAGTGTATAGCAACCAACTTAAGAAATTCCTTCGAGGGAGGAAATGATGCAGAGtggacaaggtggacaataatgaTGCAATTCACCAAAATCAAAGGGGAGTTCGTTCCAACTTAGCTTTTATTTTTGCTTTCACAAATAATAAGTCTTTGCTTTCACAACTTAGTTTTTAGTTCGTTTCTTTTAGCTTGCTTAGttgcttaataaattctttgttttCAAATAATAAGTTTAGTATATGGGAATAAATTCTTTACTGTTATAATTTTCCTATAGAATAAAGTTTGAATTTGGAATAAAAAATGGTACCCCCTTTACAAGTTTTCTATAACATGTTAGGAATAGAGAATGTGAGCTAGATTTGAGAATCTATTTTGGAGCTTAATGTCTATAAtggatttttaattttctcaaggttTCTACTTAATAATGGACACTTGATTGGTAAATTAGATTGATGCTTTTTCATGCCTAGTGAGGATGAGCCTTAATTGAGTGATGCACTTGTGTTattgcactctagaacttgctttgattctttcaaaaccacaatcCAATGGATTAAATCATGTTTATGAAGGTATATCAATTTGTTTCTCTTCCACACGAATTCTTGCTAATTTTCTTGATAATCCTCATGTCGATTTTTGTCTTCTCATTTGTAAATCTTGGATATGGATACATTAAGTGTTATATGATGGATTCTTTGGCCAAGAGGACAaggatttaagtgtgggggaaatgtgaattgattttgaatttttggaaGCATTTGGAACTTGTAAGTTTCTGTTATTTGCTTCATGGATGTTTCTATTTTTGAATTGCAAGGTTTTAAATCCAAGCTTTTAATATTGAATTGTCAAAAAGAATCATTCCTTGAGCTTTATCATGTATAGAGCGAGCTTAATTAGCTTTGATTTCCGGAAATTGGTACCATGGTGATTCCTTGAAAGTACCCTTTATGCTGTATTGATTCTAGGCAATTAGAATTTAGATTGCAAGATACTGAATTTGTGATGAGATGCTGTTTTTATACTCTAATATTCAGTGATTGCAGTTGCAAGAAATGAAGAGTGAATTGTTGAGATTTTGTTTGTGATTGTTTATGTTGTCCAAGATGTATCAACTTGGCATTGTTAGTTGTTAAATTCAGTGAGGAATTGTTGAAGACCTTTTATTGTAGATTAATGGCAGACAGGGATAATTCTTCAATGCTGTGAACAAAATTCTAGAAATGGAAGCAGTGCTCATTATCAGTAACAACACTCAAATCAATGAAGAAATACATTGAAGCTGTTGAATTTTCAGTAACTATGGAATTCTATTGCCTTCTATAACTTCATAAGCTGAATTGGATGGAATTTTAGAAGTATCAAATTGCTGAAATGAAATCTGTGAAGTTGTAGGAACTGCAATGAAAATGCAGATTCAGGAAATGAACAGCATTGAAATTTTTACACTGAAGGAATGAGGACAATAGCTACTACTTGATACAAACTTCAAAATAGTGAAGAGAATTTGAGAAGATTGAAGTTAAATACTATGAATATGAAGTGCTGAATCTGGGCAGGGCAGAAGAACTAAATTGTTGAACTTTGATGAATTCTAAATGCAGTTAATCGAAATGTGATTCTAGATATTATTTGGGATGTGAAGTGCTATTGATACATGTCATTAAGATATCTTAAAATTCTGCAGAAAAATTCTGAAACTGTAAATGCAGAAATCTGCAGATTTCTGGGCAGATTATGTACAAATTCTGGAATATGAGTTGTAGCAAGCTTGAATTGTTTAAATCCAGAAATCTTTGGAGGATAATTTGATAGGGATCTGAAGAGGACAGATGtgaagaaattggaatttttggagtttTGATGATGTTCAGTTGATACAAAATTCAGAGGCTGTACAGGAAAATCAGGAAACCTGTTTTTGCTGTGATAACTGGgtttaaagctattttttttcaCTGGAATTCTGGAAACTGGCTGATTGTAGAATGTTAATAAAAGAAGACTTTGCATCTTCATCGTGTAGCTGAGTTTTTAGAATGGAAGTTTGATACAGAACAGTGACATTAGCTGGAAACTGGAAGTTGGAACTTGAAATCTGATTCTGTCCATTTTGCAGTTGAGTTTTAATTTGCAGTTTAGCTGAATTTGTAGTCATTGAAGGTGTAATTCAAGAAGAATTGGGTAAATATAAAAGGAAGCTGTGGATATAGGAAATGGAAAAAATGCTGGAAAAGTGAGCTGTAAATTTGTGGCTggaaatttcagtaactgaaattatgagcatcttctttgttttttttttcatgcaaCAGACCTTTAATACTAGTTGTTTGAAATGGGAATTTGGTTCAAGTATGCCAATGTGAGAAGGAATTTGTTAACTATCTGAAGATAAGAATTTTCTGTAAATCAGAAGAGATAATCAGTGATTAAATGTAAATTGAATTTCTGCAGAAACAGAACATACCAGATATTGAAAATCTGTTCCTATAGCTATTGTTTCAATTTTGTTGAGCTTTCATTGCTCGAGACGAGCTacggtttaagtgtgggggatttgataaccatgattttactgtattattttgattcatatatgcatggtttgatattgatttcataggttaaaatcatggttacatcacattttgtgcattgtgtgtattttttggacttaattacaaattactttatttttatattatttggtgCTAatctttgattcttattttgtaggcatcaaaggatcttgaatttggatctatttggaccgaaattgggctcaaatcggagttcaaacgagaagatcaagctttgaagcattatgggccgtttatcaagaataggacagatctggaccatccgttgaagatctggccgattcaacttaatggggagcagatctgagccattgatgaagatccagaagttttgatccagatctgagttcatctagccattgatcaagacgaattaatctgggccgttcaatgaagactgggccgatctgggccatccagtgatgatctgatcgatccgacctatgggagagtagatccagaccctagatcaacatcagtaacttcggatcggattttgggcaagctttcaccgttgatttagctccaaatcaatctcagccgtcagttcaaatctgagatctgtttaaatgagaagctacagtgcttcgtgttcttcgtcgactccacagcgcGCAGCAGCCTCGTCCTCGCGGCaatcttccggatttcggcccctttccttctccaatcactctcccgagcttcaatctcggtaGTGAGCATCTCGTCGgcatcatcccgatcttctggagccattggagggtgttctctccggtggaatttggatCGCGGCATCTCCcttttccagctcgatttggaggtggtcttctaATCGAcggctccgattcccatcagcaacattcggaggtgatcttccggtgttcctgagctttactcgacgttcatccgcgttccacagccttccatcagatccagagaccagatttccagcattttcggcattttcttgggttcgGGTTGTTTCCAACGTGTcaggggtggtccgtcggcacttgtgagcattcctcgaactgatttgcagcttagaatctccactgaggtccgaaattgggtggtttcgattttggtactcttgtgtgacggcaagagtatgAAGTTTGTGAGTTGATTGTGAGAGGATTGGTTTTTATTTCATTCTAGTTCTTTTTATTACTGTTCAACAGCTTAGAACATATTTATTTTAATGGttgttatgttttagcaagtagtttagcatttctttacgtaattgaagcttagtttaagtcttcTTTGAAGCTTGTTTAATTGATAAGTTGTAggtttcaaattagggtttaaatcatgctttagatcagatttatttgagtctcgtaatttcatccttagtttgatgtgtgttgatggatttatcacaacgtagtgtgacaatgcgtaatgatttgttcattatgtttcactcttgctttagattaatttattTACTGctatgttttcctttgtagatttatattcaaagcttttaaacccccaactccatttttatatcaaaaacccctaaaaaataggaataaaagacaatcctaaattacattctaccgttggttcctcggatcgatcctgggctcgttactacaacattattgtttaattaaggggttcagtggaaaatacatttgtacaatttgattagcggatgtgacagattcgcgttatcaaattttggcgccgttgccggggaaaacgttaatatgcaatgtttagtaattttaggattgttgttttgattgctttcatgattatatattcatgtgttgattttatttgttcctgagtcttatgattttatttgctagtgttttcag includes these proteins:
- the LOC122007999 gene encoding probable basic-leucine zipper transcription factor I, which encodes MKPQGISEEDIKLRAFPFSLTGVAKDWLYYLPPGYITSWIDMKKAFLEKFFPASRTAIIRKSICGIQQVVGETLYDYWERFKKLCSSCPQHQISEQLLVQYFYEGLLPMDRSMIDAAAGGALVNKTPEQARELISNMAENSQQFGSRALTTRGVGEVQMVSNEQKEIRSSLLELTSLVKQLALNNANQASILPSTQFPYQSKGVCGICSSQDHNSELCPNLHQDESVAAFSRAQFPQKYDPHSSTYNPGWRDHPNFKYSNSFYRQPFSNQQFSHTSSNFQQPQQSFQQQNQPFQQYYQPANQFQQQFQPFQQFPNQNQQWQFQNQGVQQGQNAIQNALPAPSRLSLTQGSSNNSSNSDSQQKMDDLLQQILQQQQLFLQQQQHQQRTDSALQNLERQISQLATNLNQMQAQGSSKLPSQTMPNPKNVSSLTLRSGRTITEPMKNIPIGSDFVAPASDSQSPDLVPRKLNSESTQPVQNSGRNTAEQISTDFGSAEQNDAQSAPISAQNVEKESQQQGTEISAPLPFPQRRIQQKKHVEEEKAREFQELVNLFSKVEVNVPLLTMIEQVPKYAKFLKDVCVHKKKLKGNELVSMGKNVSALIRPIPQKCDDPGVFTVPCTIGNYVFVDAMLDLGASINVMPKSVFLSLGIGPLQPTGVVIQLANRSQAHPTGVIENVLVKVSDLIFPADFYILDMEGDVLMNRAPIILGRPFLKTARTKIDVHAGTLSMEIADVVVQFSIFDTMQQKKSHSILSVYKSEWLDTMNFVDEDCEEIVSDSDELGCKSKHSGGCSDNREIVEVRSDCGQTTVDESISVGDCKE